A region of Etheostoma cragini isolate CJK2018 chromosome 2, CSU_Ecrag_1.0, whole genome shotgun sequence DNA encodes the following proteins:
- the LOC117954934 gene encoding fibrous sheath CABYR-binding protein-like isoform X2 produces MFCRRAMQRVGPLARRAFKPTSRNAPVRHMAFGVPGGSSNMAYFVLCGGGLTAAVVYAYKTVNGDTERYEDRLGNMGSTAKAPEAEAAPEVAAEPALLEEAAPTAEVAEEVVVEKAVVEAVPAPAEPVAETAAEPAVEAVSEEAAVVASEVVVAEAVAEPVVPEEAAPPVEAVPEAVEVAATEETPAAVPEAVEVAATEETPAAVPEAVEVAATEETPAAVPEAVEVAATEETPAAVPEAVEVSATEEAAAVEAPAAEAPAAESAEYMPDLLTAVKILAGSTVEIAALSVGDKSLLKAVQELEESGRRLDFTPEVVEPEVLEAIPEVVAEEAAEEAAVVVPEEELKSAEAGADAEDAEAPVAEQLVKKETSASVAAEETEAVAVSQSEEPTTSAPTMEELGEDEWEDQAVSSTEALPEDAAPAEDATPEKEATTTTAAADPADATSAGERSPAAETSVEEAAAEASADETRVGAAGVVDTTQLAAASSGSDLEVLSAADAESASEIAAHEAKHCHACHSAPSAAEVGAPPAALPMEEAVDVTQEVQEEVSLVDGQKPRVSIWSVKSCSVM; encoded by the exons ATGTTCTGCAGACGGGCAATGCAGAGAGTGGGGCCGCTGGCACGGAGGGCTTTCAAACCGACATCCAGAAATG CTCCAGTGCGACACATGGCCTTCGGGGTTCCTGGTGGCTCCAGCAACATGGCCTACTTTGTTTTGTGTGGAGGAGGCCTCACTGCTGCAGTAGTCTAC GCCTACAAGACAGTCAACGGTGACACCGAGCGCTACGAGGACAGGCTCGGCAACATGGGCTCCACAGCAAAGG CTCCTGAGGCAGAGGCAGCTCCAGAAGTAGCAGCTGAACCCGCCCTGCTGGAGGAGGCAGCCCCCACCGCAGAAGTTGCCGAAGAGGTGGTCGTTGAAAAGGCAGTCGTCGAGGCTGTGCCTGCTCCTGCGGAACCAGTAGCGGAGACCGCCGCCGAACCGGCCGTTGAGGCCGTGTCTGAAGAAGCAGCCGTCGTGGCCTCGGAGGTGGTGGTTGCTGAGGCTGTAGCTGAGCCGGTAGTCCCAGAAGAAGCTGCTCCGCCTGTAGAAGCAGTTCCTGAAGCTGTGGAAGTGGCTGCCACAGAGGAGACCCCAGCTGCAGTTCCTGAAGCTGTGGAAGTGGCTGCCACAGAGGAGACCCCAGCAGCAGTTCCTGAAGCTGTGGAAGTGGCTGCCACAGAGGAGACCCCAGCTGCAGTTCCTGAAGCTGTGGAAGTGGCTGCCACAGAGGAGACCCCAGCTGCAGTTCCTGAAGCTGTGGAAGTGTCTGCCACAGAGGAGGCCGCGGCAGTAGAGGCCCCTGCAGCAGAAGCCCCTGCGGCAGAGAGCGCTG AGTATATGCCCGATCTGCTCACAGCTGTGAAGATCTTGGCCGGCTCCACAGTTGAGATTGCAGCATTGTCTGTTGGTGACAAGAGTCTATTGAAAGCCGTCCAGGAACTAGAGGAGAGTGGAAGACGTTTGGACTTCACACCAGAGGTGGTGGAGCCAGAAGTCCTGGAAGCAATCCCAGAGGTGGTAGCTGAAGAAGCGGCCGAAGAGGCGGCGGTTGTAGTGCCTGAAGAGGAGCTGAAGTCTGCTGAAGCTGGTGCTGATGCAGAAGATGCAGAAGCTCCAGTTGCTGAACAGCTGGTTAAAAAGGAGACATCTGCCTCTGTAGCGGCAGAGGAGACAGAGGCGGTGGCTGTATCTCAGTCTGAAGAACCTACAACTTCAGCCCCGACAATGGAGGAGCTGGGTGAGGATGAGTGGGAAGATCAGGCTGTGTCCTCCACAGAGGCCTTGCCTGAAGATGCTGCTCCCGCTGAAGATGCCACACCAGAGAAGGAGGCCACCACTACCACCGCTGCTGCTGATCCAGCGGATGCGACATCAGCAGGTGAGAGGTCCCCTGCGGCTGAGACATCCGTTGAGGAGGCAGCAGCTGAAGCGTCCGCAGACGAGACACGCGTTGGAGCTGCAGGTGTTGTGGACACGACTCAGCTGGCTGCAGCCTCCTCTGGGTCGGACCTGGAGGTCCTATCAGCTGCTGACGCAGAGTCTGCATCAGAGATTGCAGCACATGAGGCCAAGCACTGCCACGCCTGCCACTCTGCTCCATCAGCAGCGGAGGTGGGGGCGCCACCTGCTGCTTTGCCCATGGAGGAAGCTGTGGATGTAACACAAGAAGTCCAGGAGGAAGTGTCACTGGTGGATGGACAAA AGCCCAGGGTGTCTATCTGGAGTGTAAAAAGCTGCTCAGTGATGTAA